In one window of Chitinophagales bacterium DNA:
- a CDS encoding agmatinase family protein, which produces MTDLSNFNPNSAGNPNNNIFGLPFTEEEAKLVLLPIPWEVTVSYGAGTARSAEHIFKASLQVDLYDNDYPDAWKQGYFMKEVDKKILLKSDYLRKEAELYIDYISKGEALEKNKFMCKSLKEINEGSHMLNDWVQAKTQELLDKGKLVGLIGGDHSTPLGYLKALAKKYGEFGIIQIDAHCDLRKAYEDFKYSHASIMYNVLSEIPEVSKLVQVGIRDYCDEECACIQESPNRIITYFDQHIKERQYEGESWKSIVDEIVAHLPQQVYISFDIDGLDPKLCPNTGTPVNGGFETEQVLYLFKKIKASGRQFIGFDLVEVGVGESDWDSNVGARLLYRICNMMVQA; this is translated from the coding sequence ATGACCGATCTATCGAATTTTAACCCCAACTCCGCCGGTAACCCGAATAACAACATTTTCGGCCTGCCTTTTACTGAAGAAGAAGCCAAACTGGTTTTATTGCCTATCCCCTGGGAAGTAACAGTAAGTTACGGTGCAGGTACCGCCAGATCAGCTGAACATATTTTCAAAGCCAGCTTACAGGTGGATTTATATGACAACGACTACCCAGATGCTTGGAAGCAGGGCTATTTCATGAAAGAAGTTGATAAAAAGATTCTGCTGAAAAGCGATTACCTGCGTAAGGAAGCTGAACTCTATATCGACTATATCTCCAAAGGTGAAGCTTTAGAGAAAAACAAGTTCATGTGCAAAAGCCTGAAAGAAATCAATGAAGGCAGTCACATGTTGAACGATTGGGTGCAAGCCAAAACACAAGAACTCTTAGACAAGGGTAAACTGGTTGGTTTGATTGGTGGCGATCATAGCACACCACTTGGCTATTTAAAAGCCTTAGCCAAGAAATACGGCGAGTTTGGCATTATTCAGATTGATGCGCATTGCGATCTGCGCAAAGCATACGAGGACTTCAAATATTCGCACGCATCCATCATGTACAATGTACTGAGTGAAATTCCTGAAGTGAGCAAACTGGTACAGGTGGGTATCCGCGATTATTGCGATGAAGAATGTGCTTGTATTCAGGAAAGCCCTAACCGTATCATCACGTATTTTGATCAGCATATCAAAGAACGCCAGTACGAAGGCGAAAGCTGGAAATCTATTGTTGATGAAATTGTTGCACACCTGCCCCAACAAGTCTATATCAGTTTTGATATCGATGGTTTAGATCCCAAGCTTTGTCCCAACACCGGCACCCCAGTAAACGGAGGGTTCGAAACAGAACAAGTTTTGTATCTCTTCAAAAAAATCAAAGCCAGTGGCCGACAGTTTATCGGTTTTGATTTGGTAGAAGTTGGTGTGGGCGAATCTGATTGGGACAGCAATGTTGGTGCCCGCCTTTTATACAGAATCTGTAATATGATGGTACAAGCATGA
- a CDS encoding radical SAM protein encodes MSLAHSPYLLYSDGQGNIFEDTSLYAEGRAGWDAFPIPEEDWIVLPDGGNLYELPGRKGIGIDVVTGEMRLCDKGWAVAAFIPPAHTGLWLAAYETDADAPTLPLFCYTAAGWYDNQFYVTAVRIEQDIRQECAGYDDTKIKSGTQNLLETYPHNRLVKHLMENCCMTYNCPAARNFSLSRWECPVPTSPACNANCIGCISFQPEEEQIVSTQDRLTFKPSAEEIVEFTVPHLMSAPFPIVSFGQGCEGEPLLMWETIREAIIEIRKHTDRGSININTNGSRPEWVKALCEAGLNSIRVSTNSARKHIYEAYYRPNNYSFEDIVESLKVVRSYGGWASINYFVFPGMTDSVEEYEALRKLIKETDLSMIQWRNFNIDPDWYLGKINVSDTGEMMGVKQLQDLIREEFPNLKFGYFNPPMERIKGNYAMDFAH; translated from the coding sequence TTGAGTTTAGCACATTCCCCATATCTCCTGTACTCAGATGGCCAGGGCAATATTTTCGAAGACACCAGTCTCTATGCCGAAGGCAGGGCCGGATGGGATGCTTTTCCCATTCCTGAAGAAGATTGGATTGTTTTACCTGATGGAGGTAACTTATATGAATTGCCTGGCAGGAAGGGAATTGGTATTGATGTAGTCACAGGTGAAATGCGTTTGTGCGATAAGGGCTGGGCTGTAGCCGCATTCATTCCACCAGCACACACCGGTCTTTGGTTGGCTGCTTACGAAACTGACGCCGATGCACCCACCCTGCCTTTGTTTTGTTATACCGCTGCAGGCTGGTACGATAACCAATTCTATGTAACAGCTGTGCGCATTGAACAGGACATTCGTCAGGAATGTGCAGGCTATGATGATACCAAGATCAAATCAGGCACACAAAATTTATTAGAGACTTATCCGCATAACCGCTTGGTGAAACACTTGATGGAAAATTGCTGCATGACCTATAACTGTCCGGCAGCGAGAAACTTCTCCTTATCACGTTGGGAATGTCCCGTACCCACTTCACCGGCTTGTAATGCCAATTGTATTGGTTGCATTTCCTTCCAGCCGGAAGAAGAACAGATTGTTTCTACGCAAGACCGACTCACCTTCAAACCCAGTGCAGAGGAGATTGTGGAGTTTACGGTGCCGCATTTGATGTCTGCACCATTTCCTATTGTCAGCTTTGGACAAGGTTGCGAAGGCGAACCACTGTTGATGTGGGAAACCATTCGCGAAGCGATTATTGAAATCAGAAAACATACGGATCGCGGCAGCATCAATATCAATACCAATGGTTCAAGACCGGAATGGGTGAAAGCATTGTGTGAAGCAGGATTGAACAGTATTCGCGTCAGCACCAATTCTGCACGCAAGCATATTTATGAAGCCTACTATCGCCCAAACAACTACAGCTTTGAAGACATTGTGGAGAGCCTGAAAGTAGTGAGAAGCTATGGCGGCTGGGCAAGCATTAATTATTTTGTTTTCCCGGGTATGACGGATAGTGTGGAAGAATATGAAGCACTGCGCAAGTTGATCAAAGAAACCGATCTCAGTATGATTCAATGGAGAAATTTCAATATTGATCCGGATTGGTACTTGGGTAAGATCAACGTGAGTGATACCGGAGAGATGATGGGCGTGAAACAACTACAGGATTTGATTCGGGAAGAATTCCCCAACCTCAAGTTTGGTTATTTCAATCCGCCCATGGAACGCATCAAGGGTAATTACGCAATGGACTTTGCACACTAA
- a CDS encoding DMT family transporter, which translates to MKQTATAGILLALIATLIWSGNFIIARAIYADIPPITLSLFRWATASLILLPFSIQKTKTVWPIIRSNGGYFFWTSLTGIALFNTFVYVAGHYTTATNMALIGTTSSPIFAMLMAAVFLKEALSWQRILGVLLCISGILLLITKASWYNLLHIHFSIGDVWILLAGLSFAIYNLLVRRKPAGISPIVFLFTIFSLGTLLLLPFSLLELQQGGKVISSWKLWGMIAYLGLGTSIISFLCWNAAIERLGAVRTALFGNLIPIFSSIEALILLKESFSWLHATSAALVLMGLFIANNFFKVKRA; encoded by the coding sequence TTGAAACAAACAGCAACAGCAGGTATTCTTTTAGCATTGATTGCTACATTGATCTGGAGCGGCAATTTCATTATTGCAAGAGCCATTTATGCTGACATACCACCGATTACGCTGTCCTTGTTTCGCTGGGCAACAGCCTCTTTGATTCTGCTGCCTTTCAGCATCCAAAAGACAAAAACTGTTTGGCCCATCATTCGCAGCAATGGCGGCTATTTTTTCTGGACGTCACTTACCGGCATTGCACTCTTCAACACTTTTGTGTATGTGGCCGGACATTATACCACTGCTACCAATATGGCTTTGATTGGCACTACTTCCTCGCCTATTTTCGCCATGCTGATGGCTGCTGTGTTTTTGAAAGAAGCTTTATCGTGGCAAAGAATATTGGGTGTACTACTATGCATCAGTGGTATTCTCTTACTCATCACAAAAGCCAGTTGGTATAACTTACTGCATATTCATTTTTCCATTGGTGATGTATGGATTTTATTAGCAGGACTTTCCTTTGCTATCTACAATTTATTGGTACGAAGAAAGCCTGCTGGTATTTCACCGATTGTTTTTCTTTTCACGATTTTCAGTTTGGGTACTTTACTACTACTCCCCTTTAGTTTATTAGAATTACAGCAAGGTGGTAAAGTGATCAGCAGTTGGAAACTCTGGGGTATGATTGCTTATCTGGGTTTGGGCACTTCCATAATTTCTTTTTTATGCTGGAATGCAGCGATTGAAAGACTGGGTGCTGTGCGTACGGCATTGTTTGGTAACCTCATCCCCATCTTCAGTTCTATTGAAGCATTGATACTCTTGAAAGAATCATTCAGCTGGTTACATGCAACAAGTGCAGCACTGGTATTGATGGGCTTATTCATTGCCAATAACTTTTTTAAAGTCAAGCGCGCATGA
- a CDS encoding TSUP family transporter, with protein MIDWQMILLLCAFAFLAGFVDAIVGGGGLIQTPAALILLPNLPVATVIGSLKIPSFSGTAFAVVQYLKKVQVYWMQIAVMCAVAFGAAHSGSMLLSMVSNQYMKPIIFIVLCGVAIYTYTRKQFGQTKTKTLTPTQNWIRSITISLIIGFYDGFIGPGAGSFLVLAFIAVLGHDFLHASAHAKLVNLATNLGSILLFVLKGSIIWSIAIPMAVSNALGGILGARTAIAKGNQFIRIFFLLVVFGTLIRFGYDIFFK; from the coding sequence ATGATCGACTGGCAAATGATATTACTCCTCTGTGCATTTGCCTTTCTCGCGGGCTTTGTAGATGCCATTGTAGGCGGTGGCGGTTTGATACAAACTCCTGCAGCGTTAATCTTACTGCCCAATCTGCCTGTTGCTACGGTAATAGGTTCTTTGAAAATTCCTTCTTTCAGCGGAACGGCTTTCGCGGTGGTGCAATACCTCAAAAAAGTGCAAGTATACTGGATGCAGATTGCTGTGATGTGTGCGGTGGCATTTGGTGCAGCTCATTCAGGCTCGATGTTATTGAGCATGGTGAGTAATCAGTACATGAAGCCCATCATCTTTATCGTGCTTTGTGGCGTAGCCATTTATACTTATACGAGAAAACAATTCGGACAAACAAAGACCAAAACGCTCACACCAACACAAAACTGGATTCGTTCTATTACCATCAGCCTCATCATTGGTTTTTATGATGGGTTTATTGGTCCGGGTGCAGGTAGTTTTCTGGTGTTGGCATTTATTGCGGTTTTGGGACATGATTTCCTCCACGCCAGTGCCCACGCCAAACTGGTGAATCTGGCCACAAATTTGGGCTCCATTCTTTTGTTTGTGTTAAAAGGTTCAATTATCTGGAGTATTGCTATTCCTATGGCTGTGAGCAATGCGCTGGGCGGTATACTTGGTGCAAGAACAGCCATCGCCAAAGGCAATCAATTCATCCGCATCTTCTTTCTGTTGGTGGTATTCGGCACCCTAATTCGTTTTGGGTATGATATCTTCTTCAAGTAA
- a CDS encoding bifunctional folylpolyglutamate synthase/dihydrofolate synthase translates to MNYQQTIDYLFAQLPMFSRLGAAAYKKDLHNTIALCEALGNPHHHFKSIHIAGTNGKGSTSHMLAAILQTAGYKTGLYTSPHLQDFRERIKVNGAMCSEEFVVRFTERIQPLITELQPSFFEITVAMAFSWFAEQQVDIAVIETGLGGRLDSTNIIQPELSIITNIGWDHMNLLGNTLESIAGEKAGIIKPNTPVVIGEAGGSIEAVFTEQAKQQGAQLIFAQSIRQITHTAYQHQHLTVEVSKGDATTTYLLDLNGIYQTQNLLTVLAATDVLQQNGWPLSDAYIKSALANVKSLTGLYGRWDIIQESPLVVLDVGHNEDGIKQIIRQLNHTSYQQLHIITGMVKDKDVDKVLTLLPKHAHYYFTKAQIPRALPENELLEKAVANGLTGKAYAEVNTALQAALQAANENDLILVCGSVFVVGEVDRSAIAR, encoded by the coding sequence ATGAATTACCAGCAGACCATTGACTATTTATTTGCACAATTGCCCATGTTTAGCCGACTGGGTGCTGCGGCTTATAAAAAAGACCTGCACAATACCATAGCGCTCTGCGAAGCATTGGGTAATCCGCATCATCATTTCAAAAGCATTCATATAGCCGGCACCAATGGTAAAGGCTCCACGAGTCATATGCTAGCGGCCATCTTACAAACTGCCGGTTACAAAACAGGCTTGTACACTTCTCCCCATCTGCAAGATTTTCGTGAGCGCATAAAAGTGAATGGTGCGATGTGCAGCGAAGAATTTGTGGTTCGATTCACTGAAAGAATTCAACCACTGATTACTGAACTGCAACCTTCTTTTTTTGAAATCACTGTTGCAATGGCTTTCAGTTGGTTTGCTGAACAGCAAGTTGATATTGCGGTGATTGAAACTGGCCTTGGCGGAAGATTAGACAGCACCAATATCATTCAGCCGGAGCTCAGCATCATCACCAATATTGGCTGGGACCATATGAACCTGCTGGGCAATACTTTGGAATCCATCGCAGGCGAGAAAGCCGGTATCATCAAACCCAATACACCCGTGGTCATTGGTGAAGCCGGTGGTAGTATTGAAGCGGTATTCACAGAACAGGCAAAGCAGCAAGGTGCACAACTCATTTTCGCACAATCCATTCGACAGATAACGCATACAGCATATCAACACCAGCACTTAACAGTGGAGGTTAGCAAAGGCGATGCAACAACTACTTATTTGCTTGACCTGAATGGCATCTATCAAACACAAAACCTATTGACCGTTTTAGCTGCTACTGATGTATTGCAACAAAATGGTTGGCCATTGAGCGATGCCTATATTAAATCAGCATTAGCCAATGTAAAATCACTCACTGGTTTGTATGGCCGATGGGATATCATTCAAGAATCGCCTTTGGTGGTATTGGATGTTGGCCACAATGAAGATGGTATTAAACAAATTATTCGTCAGCTTAACCATACAAGTTACCAGCAACTGCATATCATCACCGGCATGGTAAAAGATAAAGATGTAGATAAAGTACTTACGCTATTGCCTAAACATGCCCACTACTATTTTACCAAAGCACAAATACCCAGAGCACTACCTGAAAATGAATTACTGGAAAAAGCTGTCGCGAATGGGTTGACCGGAAAAGCTTATGCTGAAGTGAACACTGCATTACAAGCAGCGCTACAAGCAGCTAATGAAAACGATTTGATCTTGGTGTGCGGCAGTGTATTTGTGGTTGGAGAAGTGGACAGATCAGCTATTGCGCGTTAA
- a CDS encoding NUDIX hydrolase gives MEQSWRILSSDITFHRKWMQVREEACELPDGRILSPYIILDIPSFCNVLIVTEEEQVVLVKQYRHAAGIVSIELPGGMIDPGEAPMDAVKREMREETGYVSEDVELLFQVYPNPPLESNMAWFFIARNAKKTVAQNLDAFEDLELVYYSKEQFLDFLLAHQFTHGIQAGAMFAAAVRLGWLTRNS, from the coding sequence ATGGAACAGTCCTGGCGAATTTTATCTTCTGATATTACTTTTCATCGTAAGTGGATGCAGGTTAGGGAAGAGGCCTGCGAATTGCCGGATGGTAGAATTTTATCACCTTACATTATACTGGATATCCCCAGCTTTTGTAATGTGCTGATTGTAACAGAAGAAGAGCAGGTGGTATTGGTGAAACAATATCGCCATGCGGCTGGCATTGTATCCATTGAATTGCCCGGTGGTATGATTGATCCCGGAGAAGCGCCGATGGATGCAGTGAAGCGCGAGATGCGGGAAGAGACAGGTTATGTAAGTGAGGATGTGGAGTTGTTGTTTCAAGTGTATCCCAATCCGCCTTTGGAAAGCAATATGGCCTGGTTCTTTATTGCACGCAACGCCAAGAAAACAGTTGCGCAGAATTTAGATGCATTTGAAGATTTGGAATTGGTGTACTACAGTAAGGAACAGTTTTTAGATTTTCTCTTAGCGCATCAATTCACGCATGGCATACAAGCCGGAGCCATGTTCGCAGCTGCTGTGCGCTTAGGCTGGTTAACGCGCAATAGCTGA
- a CDS encoding NUDIX hydrolase has product MRELRWTTLASKQLLKDKWTDVRADTCQTADGKIIEPFYVYGFPDYATAVAITKDGKVILERMYRHGLGVISTELPGGCVDATDASLEDAMARELLEETGYRFDKIEYLGAISPNPTTNTNLMRMFLATGGEYDSSAARDTEEDVEVFLVEWDEFIDLFKKQGFIQSMQTCTILYALMHMGKLNIQ; this is encoded by the coding sequence ATGCGTGAGTTACGTTGGACAACCCTTGCATCGAAACAACTACTGAAAGACAAGTGGACGGATGTGCGTGCAGATACCTGCCAGACAGCAGATGGTAAAATCATTGAGCCGTTTTATGTCTATGGTTTCCCTGATTATGCAACTGCTGTGGCAATTACCAAGGATGGTAAAGTGATTTTAGAGCGCATGTATCGTCATGGTTTGGGCGTAATCTCCACAGAACTGCCGGGCGGTTGTGTAGATGCAACCGATGCAAGCTTGGAAGATGCGATGGCGAGAGAGCTATTAGAAGAAACCGGTTATCGTTTTGATAAGATTGAATACTTGGGTGCGATTTCTCCTAACCCAACCACCAATACCAATTTGATGCGCATGTTTCTCGCAACGGGTGGTGAATATGATTCAAGTGCTGCAAGAGATACGGAAGAAGATGTGGAAGTATTTCTGGTAGAGTGGGATGAGTTTATTGATTTATTCAAAAAGCAGGGATTTATACAATCGATGCAGACCTGCACCATTTTATATGCCCTTATGCATATGGGCAAGCTAAACATTCAGTAA
- a CDS encoding putative metal-dependent hydrolase: MSTDPRYPIGEYVPQPFSQKQLQEWLLDIKFLPQALEMAIQNLDEAQLDTPYREGGWTLKQVVHHVADSHMNAYTRFKLGLTEEQPTIKPYDENAWTSLADVAVLPVNVSLTLLHALHLRWYEAIKDLKESVWLNRTVIHPQHGKVFTLWHLLGMYAWHGKHHTAHITSLREQKGW, translated from the coding sequence ATGTCAACAGACCCACGTTATCCCATTGGCGAATATGTACCACAGCCTTTTTCCCAAAAGCAATTGCAGGAATGGTTGTTGGACATCAAGTTCCTGCCGCAAGCATTGGAAATGGCAATCCAGAATTTAGATGAAGCGCAATTAGATACGCCGTATCGTGAAGGTGGCTGGACACTGAAGCAAGTGGTGCACCATGTTGCAGACAGCCATATGAATGCGTATACACGTTTCAAGCTGGGTTTAACTGAAGAGCAGCCCACCATCAAGCCTTATGATGAAAATGCTTGGACAAGTTTAGCAGATGTGGCTGTTCTACCCGTAAATGTTTCGCTTACTTTATTGCATGCCCTGCATTTGCGGTGGTATGAAGCCATTAAAGATTTAAAGGAATCTGTTTGGCTGAATCGCACGGTCATTCATCCGCAGCATGGCAAAGTGTTTACGCTCTGGCATTTACTCGGTATGTATGCTTGGCATGGCAAACACCATACTGCACACATTACTTCACTGAGAGAACAAAAAGGCTGGTAA
- a CDS encoding ABC transporter ATP-binding protein, with translation MSETIISVQDLHKSYGDFKAVKGISFDVYEGEIFGLLGPNGAGKSTTLEIIETLREKSAGKVLVDGFDLDKQPNEIKKIIGVQLQTSGYYPGLNLTELLELFAGLYNQTIDPLTLLDSVNLRDKAKAKYKELSGGQKQRFSIATTLINQPKIIFLDEPTTGLDPQARRNLWDLIRDIRSKGTTVIITTHYMDEAEVLCDRVAIIDSGKIIAINTPDQLIDELVATGFERPKEVKQANLEDVFIHLTGHALRDA, from the coding sequence ATGAGCGAGACCATCATTTCAGTACAAGATTTGCATAAGTCCTACGGCGATTTTAAAGCAGTAAAGGGCATCAGCTTTGATGTGTATGAAGGAGAGATTTTTGGCTTGTTGGGGCCCAATGGTGCAGGTAAATCCACAACATTGGAAATCATCGAAACCCTACGTGAGAAATCAGCCGGTAAGGTTCTTGTGGATGGTTTTGATCTGGATAAACAGCCCAATGAAATCAAAAAAATCATTGGTGTGCAGTTGCAGACATCGGGTTATTATCCTGGGTTGAATTTAACTGAGTTGTTGGAATTGTTTGCAGGTCTGTATAACCAAACCATTGATCCGCTCACTTTGTTGGATAGTGTGAACTTGCGCGACAAAGCAAAAGCCAAGTACAAAGAATTGAGTGGCGGACAAAAGCAACGTTTCTCCATCGCCACAACGCTGATCAATCAGCCCAAGATTATTTTTCTTGATGAGCCTACAACAGGTTTGGATCCGCAAGCGCGTAGAAACTTGTGGGATTTGATTCGTGATATCCGCTCAAAAGGAACTACGGTGATCATCACCACACATTATATGGATGAAGCAGAAGTGTTGTGTGATCGGGTGGCCATCATTGATAGCGGTAAAATTATTGCCATTAACACACCGGATCAACTTATTGATGAATTGGTAGCCACCGGTTTTGAAAGACCTAAAGAAGTAAAGCAAGCCAATTTGGAAGATGTATTCATTCATTTAACCGGCCACGCATTGCGTGATGCTTAA
- the fbp gene encoding class 1 fructose-bisphosphatase, which translates to MMINRKVLTLDEFTLQQLRNFPTATGELSSLLRDIGLAAKRVNVEVNKAGLVDILGDAGHTNVQGEDVKKLDVYANSQLVGVLRHGISCAGIGSEEMDEIEIFDDEVSNNSKYVCLFDPLDGSANIDVNVSIGTIFSIYRRVSEIGKPCTKEDFLQPGNKQVAAGYVIYGSSTMFVYATRRGVNGFTLDPSIGEFSLSHPDIQCPPSGRIYSVNHGNFFQYSKGVQQYITTCQKKNKTNGGPYTQRYIGSMVADVHRNLIKGGIFMYPGMTDKPGGKLRLLYECNPFAFIIERAGGVATNGQQRILDIQPTELHQRSPFFVGSKLMMDELEQHLKEYDA; encoded by the coding sequence ATGATGATTAACAGAAAGGTCTTAACGCTGGATGAGTTTACCCTGCAGCAGTTACGGAATTTTCCTACTGCAACCGGTGAGCTCAGCAGTCTGTTGAGGGATATTGGTCTTGCTGCCAAGCGTGTGAATGTGGAAGTGAATAAAGCTGGTTTAGTGGATATCCTGGGCGATGCAGGTCATACCAATGTACAGGGAGAAGATGTGAAAAAGCTGGATGTATATGCCAATAGTCAGTTGGTAGGTGTTTTGCGACATGGTATCAGTTGCGCAGGTATTGGCAGCGAGGAAATGGATGAAATTGAAATCTTCGATGATGAAGTGAGTAATAACAGCAAATACGTTTGCTTATTCGACCCTTTGGATGGCTCTGCGAATATTGATGTGAATGTTTCCATTGGTACTATCTTCAGCATCTATCGTCGCGTAAGCGAAATTGGTAAGCCTTGTACCAAAGAAGATTTTCTGCAGCCCGGCAATAAGCAGGTTGCAGCAGGCTACGTAATCTATGGTAGCAGTACCATGTTTGTATATGCAACACGCCGCGGCGTGAATGGCTTTACGCTTGATCCTTCTATCGGCGAGTTCAGCCTGAGTCATCCGGATATTCAATGTCCGCCCTCAGGTAGAATTTACTCTGTCAACCACGGTAATTTCTTCCAGTACAGCAAAGGCGTACAGCAATACATTACTACATGCCAGAAAAAGAATAAGACCAATGGTGGACCATACACACAGCGTTATATCGGTAGTATGGTGGCAGATGTGCATCGTAACCTGATCAAGGGTGGCATCTTCATGTATCCCGGCATGACGGATAAGCCCGGTGGCAAACTTCGTTTGTTATATGAGTGTAATCCTTTTGCATTCATTATTGAAAGGGCAGGAGGTGTTGCTACGAACGGCCAACAAAGAATCCTGGATATACAACCTACTGAATTGCATCAGCGCTCGCCCTTCTTTGTGGGTAGCAAGCTGATGATGGATGAACTCGAACAACACTTAAAAGAATATGATGCGTAA
- a CDS encoding aspartate kinase, which produces MKVFKFGGASVNSIDRIQQLARILEQYRDDQLVLIISAMGKTTNALEKVAEAFYAGNQEEAIQLFHVVKQQHLTTAKYLLVTHYNACHDQLNDFFTEAEWLLHDKPVRNYDYYYDQLVCIGELLSTCIISYFLNEKGLSNTWLDIRDLLRTDDNFRDANVDWDFSGPRIHKAIHEALSATKCCIVQGFIGSTDENESTTLGREGSDFTAAIVANVLDASGLTIWKDVEGVMNADPRQFPEAQYISELSFEEVIEMAYYGAQVIHPKTIKPLQNKNIPLYVKCFLDTSLPGTAITGKKVKQLPPVIVVKKDQVLMHLHSQDFSFVGEKPLGDLYTIFNETRFKPNLIQTGAISVQLCVDNRTEKLDQLAAKAATLFDVQIEKGLTLLTIRHYTVDLLQKMTAGKKIVLQQQTTETVQVLYHE; this is translated from the coding sequence ATCAAGGTATTCAAGTTTGGAGGCGCTAGCGTTAATAGTATAGATAGGATTCAACAACTGGCCAGGATTCTGGAACAGTATCGGGATGATCAGTTGGTGCTGATCATTTCTGCCATGGGCAAAACCACCAACGCACTGGAAAAAGTGGCGGAAGCATTCTATGCCGGCAACCAAGAAGAAGCAATTCAACTGTTTCATGTGGTGAAGCAACAGCACCTCACTACCGCCAAATACCTGCTGGTTACCCATTACAATGCTTGCCACGACCAATTGAATGATTTTTTTACCGAAGCTGAATGGTTACTGCATGATAAGCCGGTAAGGAATTACGATTATTACTATGATCAGCTGGTATGTATAGGTGAATTGCTCAGCACCTGTATCATCAGCTATTTCCTCAATGAAAAAGGGTTATCCAATACATGGTTAGATATCCGCGATCTCTTGCGCACCGATGATAATTTCCGTGATGCCAATGTGGACTGGGATTTCTCAGGGCCCAGAATTCACAAAGCCATTCACGAAGCACTTTCTGCAACAAAATGCTGTATTGTACAGGGCTTTATTGGTAGTACAGATGAAAATGAAAGCACAACCCTCGGCAGAGAAGGCAGCGATTTTACCGCAGCCATAGTTGCCAATGTGTTGGATGCGAGCGGACTAACAATTTGGAAGGATGTGGAAGGTGTGATGAACGCAGACCCACGCCAATTTCCGGAAGCACAATACATCAGCGAGCTGAGTTTTGAAGAAGTCATTGAAATGGCCTATTATGGTGCGCAGGTGATTCACCCAAAGACCATCAAGCCTTTGCAGAACAAAAACATTCCGCTCTATGTGAAATGTTTTCTGGATACCAGTTTACCCGGCACAGCTATTACCGGTAAAAAAGTAAAACAATTACCCCCTGTTATTGTGGTGAAAAAAGATCAGGTATTGATGCACCTGCATAGTCAGGATTTCTCTTTTGTTGGTGAAAAGCCTTTGGGTGATCTCTACACCATTTTTAATGAAACCAGATTCAAACCCAACCTGATACAGACCGGCGCCATCAGTGTTCAGCTTTGTGTAGATAATCGTACTGAGAAACTGGATCAACTTGCTGCCAAAGCAGCTACCCTATTTGATGTGCAGATTGAAAAGGGACTAACACTTTTAACGATTCGTCATTACACAGTTGACTTACTGCAGAAAATGACAGCAGGCAAAAAAATTGTGTTGCAACAACAGACAACGGAAACTGTACAGGTATTATACCATGAATGA